The Cottoperca gobio unplaced genomic scaffold, fCotGob3.1 fCotGob3_491arrow_ctg1, whole genome shotgun sequence region attatggggtttcttttaggaagtttttccttgtgcgatgcgagggtctaaggacagacggtctgaggagagagggtgtaaggacagagggtctaaggacagagggtctaaggagagagggtgtaaggacagagggtctaaggacagagggtctaaggacagagggtgtgaggacagagggtctaaagacagagggtctaaggacagagggtctaaggacagagggtctaaggagagagggtgtaaggacagagggtctaaggacagagggtctaaggagagagggtgtaaggacagagggtctaaggacagagagtctaaggacagagggtctaatgacagagggtctaaggacagagggtctaaggacagagggtctaaggagagagggtgtaaggacagagggtctaaggacagagagtctaaggacagagggtctaaggacagagggtgtaaggacagagggtctaatgacagagggtctaaggacagagggtctaaggagagagggtgtaaggacagagggtctaaggacagagggtgtaaggacagagggtgtaaggacagagggtctaaagacagagggtctaaggacagagggtctaaggagagagggtgtaaggacagagggtctaaggacagagaatgtaaggacagagggtctaaggacagagggtctaaggacagagggtctaaggagagagggtctaaggacagagggtgtaaggacagagggtctaaggacagagggtctaaggacagagagtctaaggacagagggtctaaggacagagggtgtaaggacagagggtctaaggacagagggtctaaggacagagggtctaaggagagagggtgtaaggacagagggtctaaggacagagggtgtaaggacagagggtctaaggacagagggtctaaggagagagggtctaaggacagagggtgtaaggacagagggtctaaggacagagggtctaaggacagagggtctaaggacagagggtgtaaggacagagggtctaaggacagagggtctaaggagagagggtgtaaggacagagggtctaaggacagagggtctaaggagagagggtgtaaggacagagggtctaaggacagagggtctaaggacagagagtctaaggacagagggtctaaggacagagggtgtaaggacagagggtctaaggacagagggtctaaggacagagggtctaaggagagagggtgtaaggacagagggtctaaggacagagggtgtaaggacagagggtctaaggacagagggtctaaggacagagggtgtaaggacagagggtctaaggacagagggtctaaggagagagggtgtaaggacagagggtctaaggacagaggatgtaaggacagagggtctaaggacagagggtctaaggacagagggtctaaggagagagggtataaggacagagggtctaaggacagagggtctaaggacagagggtctaaggagagagggtgtaaggacagagggtctaaggacagagggtgtaaggacagagggtctaaggacagagggtgtaaggacagagggtgtcgtatcctgtacagtctgtaaacactgagacaaatgtataatttgtgatattgggctatacaaataaatttgatttgatttgatatggcTTTAGGAACTACTCCACAGTAAAGtgaacagtggtggaagaagcgTTTACTTCAGTGAAAGTACTTGTACcacaatgtgaaaataaagtcaaacaaacgtacttaagtaaaagtgtgtAATCAGCTAGATGTAGTTGTCACATGACTTCATGTCATTACACACATTAGAGTAGCTTTGCTAAGAATACCcctaaaataaaagtttgcTCATTGCCTCATAAATACTTTATTGCAAATAACaatataaagtttttttttttacaaagatcTTGAACTGTACACAAAAAATGCCATAAAATCTGTAAAAGGCATGTTTTCCAAATTGTTccttaaataattaatttgtattatttattatatatatttttgtattattacttattactttaATATCATTTCGTTTATTTTCTCACCTTCTACAGTATCCTCCctgatgtgtttaaatgtatgataTGTGTTTCATATTGTCAAAatgtgcaataaaacaaaaacaaaaaaaactttaattcaAAAATTAACCGGAAGTAGTTTACCTGCTTGTAGCGTTACCCCAAAAGATTAATAGcttctaaaacatttaaaacaactaattatgtagtatttatttagttgttgtttttttaaatgtggttttAAGTTAGTTATATTTAAGTTTGCCTTTGTGTGCAGGACAATCACTAACCGGAAGTAGAATCCATGTTGTAtaagcagacaaaacaaaactggatAGGGTTAAGCAGGTTCGCTGTTGGGGAAGTTCTTTTGCGCTGGACGTTTGTAAATCGACGTTTTTTGCTAAATAACAGCGGTACAGTCAGCTGATTCATTCACATGACTGCCCTTTCTAGTTTCGGTCCTGTTTACCGGTGAAAGTACTCCAGAGAATCTGCTTTACACGATGTTGAAGTTAGTTTAGAAGCCACACGGAGAATAAGTAAGGATATCGGGACTTCTACAAACGGCTAACTATGGTACTAATAACACTGTGAGCTCGCGCAGACAGGAGCAGCTAGCTAAACAGCTTCAGCGTTGTTGGTAAGTAGTTTTCTGTGTCAAACCTTACAGTTGTTTTCTTAAGCCTGACGTCAAAAAGACACCTCTGTCCATTGTGATCTGTCATTTTCTTGATTTTTTTCTCTTCGGTTTAAGGTATGAATACTAAGCCAAACCCCCTTTAAAAATATGTCGATTAAATGTTCCGTGGCATTAAAGTCAGACGCGGGgataaaaacacatgttatGGGACTCCAAACGATCCACTTTATTATTCGGCATACAATTTATTAACCAAACAGTTATTTTAAGTCTAACCTTTAGTTAGATAGTCATTTCTGTGCTGTTATCAACCAAAACACGTTGATATTGATGACGGCGCGCGGTGGAAAActaaaagttattattatattatatatagaggaaataaagttgttgttttgtggaTATATTGTGTGCCGAAATCACCAGTGTACGCTGTCAAATCAAAAAGATCGGGAATAGTTTATGACTTGTCGCTGTGTGTATGCTTTTGTGttagaaacactgatttttaaaggAAGTTTGGAATAGAAATaagcttcttcttttatttttactgagtgttgttttctgtgtcaAACTTTACAGTTGTTCTCTTAAACTTAACGTTACACATACGAATAGACACCTCGGTCTCCTTTCTCTTCGGTATAAGAAATTAACACTAAGACAAACCCCCTTTAAAAATCAGTCAATTAAATGTTAGGTGGCTTATAGTCAGACATAATGCCGGATAAAACCCTAACTTAAGTGTTATGGGAATCTAAATGATCCACTATATAATTCGGCATACAATTCATTAACTACATACAATTCTTTGAAGTCTTACTTTTAGTTAGACAATCATTTGTGGGCTGTTATCCACCCAAACACATTGAGATGGGCGGCGGCGCGCGGTGGAAAACTATtctaaaagttgttgttttatagaaataaagtgttttttgtgtcGATATATTGTTTGCCGAAATGATCAGTTTTCACTTGTGGGGAAGAAATGTCGGGAATCGTTCATGACTTGTCACAGTCTTTTAAGTGCATATGTGTTTGTGGTAAAACAACAGATTTTTGAATGAAGTTTGGCATacaaaaaagttattttgtaatgagtgtttttgtaatgttctcttcttttattttcagatgtGTTGGTCACAGCAGTagatttctttttgtattcACTTCCTCAAGGGATTTGCAAATATCCTGCAAAATGGGTCCAGAGGGGAAGAGGTTGTTAAACATTGTCATCCTTGGCTTTGGCTTTATGCTTATGTTCACTGCTTTTCAAACATGCAGTAATATAGAGGTAGGTTGTATTTACTGATGCATATTTCAGATGAGATGCATCAGTATTCAGTCCTaaactttcttctttcttcatcttTACAGCAAACGGTTATCAAGAGCTTCAATAACACTGAGTTCCACGGGAGCGGATACACAAGGTTGGTAGCCTTagattatgttttacatttagttttttatctgATGCTCCAGTACACAATATCTGTGCAGACGTTAAACTGAGCACAACATGCTGCAGACTTTCTCAGCGTCGATACAGACCTCGTGGATCCTTCTATAATCACATCTGTCTTACTCAGAAAGCCTTGAAGGTTAATTAAATGAGGTAAACTATTTTAGGGACAAAGTTTTCTCTGACTTCAGTCAGGGttccagaaaacaacaacaactttaatCTTGCAACTGAAATCTAATTTAGATCTGTCACGATATCTAATTTAGTTGGGCAatatattgtcccagaaataattgAGATAAAcgatattattgtcatttttagaCCATTTTATCCCActaataaaattataatataatagtatgcGAGCAGTGAACTTTTAATTCTTAAATTAACATTCAGACATTGGAATTGGATATTAAATGatcataaattaataaaacattaattaaataaaaccacagaaccaaaacaataaataaaatagacaaaaaatgtttaatgcaactaaaactaaaatgttggTGACGTtctcatgtaaacaaacatgcacacacgtacacacagggAATAAGctcatgtccatatatcgtaTGATAAATCTATAATGTAAAGATCCTGACGGATCTAAATCATAAAGCATCTCAAGAAAGTTCTGGGTCTCCTCCGGGCCGCTGTGGCTAATGATGCCacataaagtgtgtgtaagtTATCCAGCGGTGCAGGAGGACGTGTTTCTGTGTCCCTGAACGCAGCATCTCTGGTTCCCTCCCCTGAAAGCTGACGGGATGTTTTCATTGGATTTgggattattgcagaaataaaacaatagaaatCTCTGACCAACGTTTGTGATATTTACACGTGTtgttcagcaggataatctcCACATCTTTACACTTTTATGACGTTGAAGCGCAGACCTTTAGTCTCATTTAGACGCTTGTTAGCAACCTTCGTTTTTTTAAGATGCATAAAAGCTTCTAAATACTCGAGTGGGGGATTTACTGCCGTACGTTATGTCGTCTAACCCATTGACTTCGGGACGAGGGAACAGGAAGTGACTCACTTTAAGTTTTAGGACTCAGGAAACACACGAAGGAAAACcttgaagattcagattcaaagattcaaagcTTTATTGTCATTTGCACAAAAGCATTTTAACATCTTAAGACCCGGCTCCTGCAACATACTGTTTACTTAAGACTTAGAAAagagataaaacaaagtatAAATGCAGTTGTGGAGGAGCTCGAGCTCTGCAGCCATGTTGCCACAGCAACGACGAAACGTCACATTTAGTCTTATTATGttaaacctgcacaaacaaacactttttactAAAGTTTCtttctcagtgacttcaagaaGTTCaaacaatatcaataaaattGTGAGGCTTAAAaacctttaattaaaatgtatgtaatgtaacatgaaaCTGTTATTTAGTGTTTAACACAACTTTAAGTTACTTGTATAACCTTTGCAATACTTAATACTTATTCATAATTAAAAACCTTGTGTGCACCACCCTCCTGTTGCAGCATGGCGATCATCTACGGCGTTTTCTCTGCATCCAACCTGATCGCCCCCTCGGTGGTGACGGTCATCGGCCCGCAGCTCTCCATGTTCTTCAGCGGGCTTCTGTACAGGTGAGACGTCTCAGGTGTAtcctgtatgttgcattgttggaggagctgGACTTTCTTTAATGTCTCTGgatgttgtttttctccagcGGCTACATCGCCATGTTCATCTACCCGTACACGTGGAGCTTCTACACGGCGTCGGTGTTGGTGGGAATAGGAGCAGCAGGTAAAACAAGAGACGATTTCTAATCGGGGAACTTCTCCTCCTTTATATCTTCTGACTGTTCCTTCTTTGTGCGTTCTAAGTGTTGTGGACGGCTCAGGGAAACGTGCTCGCCATCAACTCCACTGATGACACCATCGGGAGAAACAGTGGCATCTTCTGGGCGCTGCTGCAGTTCAGGTGAACCTTCTTAACCGGCACGTACCCGAGTAGGGATTCTCATTATCGGTTAATATGCTGATTCTTTTCTATGTGATGAAATATTGAAAGATGTGCCTCTTAGTTTGTGTTtaaacgtcttgttttgtctctttaatatgaaataaaacagaaaaaagcagcaaatctccatatttgaggctggaAACATcgtttaaagacatgtttccaTTAAAGTGACTTCAAAATGACCATCTGTGTGTCGAGTGAAGAACTGAATCTGTAAATAAGTAGGAACTATAACTATGAACAGGTACAATAGGAggagcatgaaatggaaatactgaaCTTAAAGGAGCACTTCACACACTGCCCCTCGGCATCAGCTGCTCTGCGTCTCCTTTAACTCCTGCACTAAACGttctctgctctcctgcctccagagaacagagacagagaagtcCTGATGAACTGAACATCTGTTCACAAACTCTCACCACTCAGAGTAATAAAGAGTTTGaaatagtgcagctttaatgaacGTGTGTGACGTAGTGCCATGAGCTGGATCAATGACACTTTATTATTCTATGAACTAAGTTTTCTTCAGGAGTTAAGGAGACGCAGAGGAGCTGATGTTTGTCTGGAAGTCGTTCACATTATTCCAGATGCACAGAGTATGAGAGGTAATGAGGTATATTTTGTGTGCACTGAGTTCCTCCTCGTGCTTTTTGATTTGGTTACAGATAAATATTGAGACTTCCTGCAGCCGGCCGAGCTTCTGCAGACGGGATGTAAAAACAAGCGTACCCAGAGTCAGTGCCTGTTTGCAGGAGAGGAAATCCAGTTTTATTTAGGAAAGAAAGGAAACGGAGTAACTGACACAGAGTTCTCCTTTCACGGTTAAAAGATGATCAAACATTGTGTCTCTCTTCATGGACTTGTTGTTGCAGCTCGAGGCTTGAcgttccttctctctctgcagcttgtTCTTTGGAAACCTGTACATATACCTCGCCTGGCACGGACACGTTCACATCACGGGTACGAAGCTTTATTCCATCAAATCTCTGCCTCGTGTGTTTATTGCTATTCATAGAGTTCAGTTCACATGCCAGTTTAATTTTAAGCTGTGACTCGTGCTGTGTGTCAGACAAAGACCGTCAGACGGTGTTCATCTCTCTCACGGTGATCAGTCTGGTGGgctgcttcctcttcttcctcatccgTAAGCCGGACCCTGAGGTGGCCCCCGCTGACGTGACGGAGTCGCTGCTGCAGGCCGAGTCCACAGAGAGCAGCTCCACAGTCAGGTGAGGACAACCCGCAGCTCTGCTACTGTGTGTCCTGGAAAACTCATGGAAAAGTCCTGGAAAGTCCTGGAAAAGTCCtggaaaatgacaaaatgtgtcCATCTGTCCTGAAAACAAGGAGTTTAATCCTAATCAGGTTTCTGTATAAAGTTTTAATAGAGTCAGAATAAGGTTTTCACTTTCAGGGACTTGATCTTGGTGTTTGTTGCAGAACATAAACATTCAGTTCTGCAAAATCTAGAACATGAATATAGAACAATTCCAATCAAAAGATGCAACAGATGCTATAGAAAtaacaaatgtacaatattataataatattagataTAATGTTAGAATGAGAGAGATGGTCAGGGGCGAGGGAAATATGAAATTGGATGAAATCATGTTTTTGGTGTTCAGctgatagaaatatatataaagagaaataaataaaaatataattattatttgtccacatcttttaatttacattattttattccactttagttccacatttattttcttattgttttacagctttattctgtatttgtttgGCACTCGTGTGACGGTCAGTGTATTCTGAATAATTACCTTTATgatgagaagtgcagattgtgaagagagagagaaggggaacatacagcaaacgccacaggtcggactcgaaccagtgcCCGCTGTACTCAGCCTTTGTACATGgaacgcctgtgctaccggttgagctaccgggacgcccccAATTAACCtatttaaacattatgtaacaaacaGAAATGGAGAATATTGTTTTAGAAGACAGACGGTACCTCGCGGGGAGACGCGTGACCTTTGTCGTCTTTCCCACATTTCTCTTTGAAACTGCCGTGATACAGTCGCCTCGACAACATGTCCCGAGTAGGGATGGAGTAGGGATGGAGTAGGGATGGAGTAGGGATGGAgtaggagaaggagaaggagaagaagaagaacctcCTGTGAAAGGTCAAAGGACAAACAGATCTGTGCAGTTTTATCAAAACGTctttatcttcttcctctttgcagCTCACCGCGCCCCAGCGTCAGCTCACAGGCTCTGGATGCTTTCGGTAAGTTTTCACTAAAACAATCTTTAAAGTTcgtatgtttttaaatacacttgatttaaaatgttttaggtTTCTAAAATACGTCCACAGCAGAACGTTGTTTATCTTCCTGCTTCTACAAACTGCATCTACTGCAGGTGATGCAGAAGAAGCTCATACAACCTCACTACACATCAGAACTGCCTCGTGTTAACCTCCACCTTCTTCTCCACCTTCTTCTCCACCTTCTTCTCCACCTTCTTCTCCACCTTCTTCTCCACCTTCTTCTCTGCAGTGAAAGCGTGCAAAATGTTTGTCAccaaagagatgctgctgctgagcatCTGCATCGGATACACAggtgggtctgtctgtctgtctctctgtctgtctgtctgtctgtctgtctgtctctctgtctgtctgtctctctgtctgtctgtctgtctgtctctgtctgtctgtctgtctgtctgtctgtctctctctgtctgtctgtctgtctgtctgtctgtctgtctctctctctatctctctgtctgtctctctgtctgtctctctgtctgcctgtctgtctctctctgtctgtctgtctgtctgtctgtctgtctgtctctctctctatctctctgtctgtctctctgtctgcctgtctgtctctctgtctctctgtctgtctctctgtctgtctgcctgtctgtctctctgtctctctctgtctctctctgtctctctgtctctctctgtctgtctctctctctctgtctgtctctctgtctgtctgtctctctgtctgtctctctgtctgtctgtctgtctctctgtctctcggtctgtctctcggtctgtctgtctgtctctctctgtctctctgtctgcctgtctctctgcctgtctgtctgtctctgtctgtgacgATGAGTCTTTGTTCACGCTCTCTGCTCCGTCAGGTCTGGAGCTCACCTTCTACAGCGGTGTGTACGGGACGTGTATCGGCGCCATGACGCAGTTCGGCCACGATGCAAAGAGTTTGATCGGCATCTCCGGCATCTGCATCGGGATCGGAGAGATCTTAGGTGAGTCCAAGTACTCGCATCCTTTAGTATCCTGCAGTATAAgtactaatacacactgtacaaataCTCCTCcaagtcaaagtcctgcattcaaagcttaacttaagtaaaagtatgtgtcagtaaaatgcagtgaaagtacttaaagtagtgATTGTTCAGTAAATGTAgtgaaagtacttaaagtagtgATTGTTCAGTAAAATGCAgtgaaagtacttaaagtagtgATTGTTCAGTAAAATGCAgtgaaagtacttaaagtagtgATTGTTCAGTAAATGTAgtgaaagtacttaaagtagtgATTGTTCAGTAAATGTAgtgaaagtacttaaagtagtgATTGTTCAGTAAATGCAgtgaaagtacttaaagtagtgATTGTTCAGTAAATGCAgtgaaagtacttaaagtagtgATTGTTCAGTAAAATGCAgtgaaagtacttaaagtagtgATTGTTCAGTAAATGCAgtgaaagtacttaaagtagtgATTGTTCAGTAAAATGCAgtgaaagtacttaaagtagtgATTGTTCAGTAAAATGCAgtgaaagtacttaaagtagtgATTGTTCAGTAAATGCAgtgaaagtacttaaagtagtgATTGTTCAGTAAATGCAgtgaaagtacttaaagtagtgATTATTCAGTAAAATGCAgtgaaagtacttaaagtagtgATTGTTCAGTAAATGCAgtgaaagtacttaaagtagtgATTGTTCAGTAAAATGCAgtgaaagtacttaaagtagtgATTGTTCAGTAAATGCAgtgaaagtacttaaagtagtgATTGTTCAGTAAATGCAGTGAAAGTACTTAAaggaactgaagctgtcagaTGATGTagtgaaaagtgaaatatttatgagatgtagaggaggagaagtataaagtagcataaaatactGATTCTCGAGTACTTTGaatgtgtacttaagtgcagtacttgagtgaatGCACTGTGGTGCAGTTTGTCACATGAAGCTCTgcagggagaaggaggaagcGACCCGAGGAATGTCACGACGCAGCAGatttatcttcctctctctgcaggcGGAGTCGTGTTCGGGATGCTGAACAAGAGCAGCCGGTGTGGCAGGAACCCCGTGGTGCTGCTGGGCCTCATCACGCACTACGTCGCCTTCTACCTCATCTTCATCAACATCACCAGCGACGCTCCTCTCGCCCCGGAGGCAGGGACGGACCTGCAGGCCTACATCCCCCCCAGGTACAGAGCGCTCAGCGAGGAGCAAGTATTCACCTCTgtactgcagtacaagtactgatactactctgtaaacatactgtgttacagtacaagtactgatactactctgtaaacaTACTCTggtgcagtacaagtactgatactactctgtaaacatactgtgttacagtacaagtactgatactactctgtaaataTACTCTggtgcagtacaagtactgatactactctgtaaacatactgtgttacagtacaagtactgatactactctgtaaacatactctgttacagtacaagtactgatactactctgtaaacatactgtgttacagtacaagtactgatactactctgtaaacaTACTCTggtgcagtacaagtactgatactactctgtaaacaTACTCTggtgcagtacaagtactgatactactctgtaaacatactctgttacagtacaagtactgatactactctgtaaagtactctgttagagttcAAGTaatgatactactctgtaaagtactcagtTTTAAGTACAAGTaatgatactactctgtaaagtactcagttttaagtacaagtactgatactactctgtaaagtactcagttttaagtacaagtactgatactactctgtaaagtactcagttttaagtacaagtactgatactactctgtaaagtactctgttagagtacaagtactgatcctactctgtaaagtactctgttagagtacaagtactgatacaactctgtaaagtactcagttttaagtacaagtactgatactactctgtaaagtactcagttttaagtacaagtactgatactactctgtaaagtactctgttagagtacaagtactgatacaactctgtaaagtactcagttttaagtacaagtactgatactactctgtaaagtaatctgttagagtagaagtactgatactactctgtaaagtactccgttagagtagaagtactgatactactctgtaaagtactcagctttaagtagaagtactgatactactctgtaaagtactcagc contains the following coding sequences:
- the mfsd11 gene encoding UNC93-like protein MFSD11 translates to MGPEGKRLLNIVILGFGFMLMFTAFQTCSNIEQTVIKSFNNTEFHGSGYTSMAIIYGVFSASNLIAPSVVTVIGPQLSMFFSGLLYSGYIAMFIYPYTWSFYTASVLVGIGAAVLWTAQGNVLAINSTDDTIGRNSGIFWALLQFSLFFGNLYIYLAWHGHVHITDKDRQTVFISLTVISLVGCFLFFLIRKPDPEVAPADVTESLLQAESTESSSTVSSPRPSVSSQALDAFVKACKMFVTKEMLLLSICIGYTGLELTFYSGVYGTCIGAMTQFGHDAKSLIGISGICIGIGEILGGVVFGMLNKSSRCGRNPVVLLGLITHYVAFYLIFINITSDAPLAPEAGTDLQAYIPPSVGVALLCSFLLGLGDSCFNTQLLSIIGFTFRDNSAPAFAVFKFIQSIMAALAFFYSNYLLLHWQLLILVLVGFLGTVTFFMAEWMAEIRRRESDYDSI